One part of the Humulus lupulus chromosome 9, drHumLupu1.1, whole genome shotgun sequence genome encodes these proteins:
- the LOC133802215 gene encoding uncharacterized protein LOC133802215 isoform X3 produces the protein MRNSLFLVALITLALAYTLQFQAHAAAPAGPLIKHLSSLVKWTRSSSKTPQSDGNFLQFEDGYLVETVLQGNDIGVEPYKIRVSEDGELFAVDSVNSNVVRITPPLSQYSRARLVAGSFQGYKGHVDGKPSEARFNHPKGVTMDDKGNVYVADTLNLAIRKISDAVIDRGNAALRQISLNEEDCDYQYSSISPTDVLMVIGAVLVGYATCLLQQGFGPSFFPKMQTSENDIKGKPSEEKFIPVVEGTKDEPGWPSFGQLIIDLSKLGLEVLAGLFLYFVPSRFRSVNGAKKGLTPLKDTLKMPEDEAKPPFVQRQSARAPISETRHAHASPIVSDKYSDLKPPKMKSSSFKDPSLSSKHRSSKRQEYAEFYGSGEVAPPSGRSKSQKERTRHRQREKSGEVVFGAVGAEPKPVEVKPVNYDNPKFDHYNMRARYTPDDSFRF, from the exons ATGAGAAATTCCCTTTTCTTGGTGGCTCTCATAACACTTGCTCTTGCTTACACTCTTCAGTTCCAAGCTCATGCTGCTGCTCCAGCTG GGCCATTGATAAAGCATTTGTCCTCTCTTGTCAAATGGACCAGGTCCTCCTCCAAAACACCCCAATCAG ATGGGAATTTTCTTCAGTTTGAAGATGGGTACTTAGTTGAAACTGTTCTTCAAGGGAATGACATTGGAGTAGAACCTTACAAAATTCGGGTATCCGAAGATGGTGAATTATTTGCTGTTGATTCAGTTAATAGCAACGTTGTCCGGATCACTCCACCATTATCCCAAT ATAGTAGAGCAAGATTAGTTGCTGGGTCATTTCAAGGTTACAAAGGGCATGTGGATGGAAAACCAAGTGAGGCTCGTTTTAATCATCCCAAAGGTGTTACCATGGATGATAAGGGGAATGTTTATGTTGCTGATACTTTGAATCTCGCCATCAGAAAGATCAGCGATGCCG TTATCGACAGGGGAAATGCTGCTCTTCGTCAAATCTCTCTCAACGAGGAGGATTGTGATTATCAGTACAGTTCAATTTCTCCCACAG ATGTCCTTATGGTTATCGGCGCTGTCTTGGTAGGATATGCTACATGCTTGCTTCAGCAGGGATTTGGGCCTTCTTTCTTCCCAAAAATG CAGACGTCAGAGAACGACATTAAAGGAAAACCAAGTGAGGAGAAATTCATTCCCGTTGTGGAAGGCACAAAAGATGAGCCAGGATGGCCATCTTTTGGacagctcatcattgatctatcGAAGCTCGGACTTGAAGTGTTGGCTGGCTTATTTCTTTACTTTGTTCCCTCTCGTTTCAGATCCGTTAACGGTGCCAAGAAAGGCCTCACACCATTGAAAGATACTCTCAAGATGCCTGAAGATGAAGCCAAGCCTCCATTTGTGCAGAGACAAAGTGCTCGTGCTCCTATTTCTGAAACTCGCCATGCCCATGCGTCACCCATTGTAAGTGATAAGTATTCAGATTTAAAGCCCCCTAAGATGAAATCAAGCAGTTTTAAGGATCCATCATTGTCAAGCAAGCACCGGTCCTCAAAACGCCAGGAGTACGCAGAATTCTATGGATCTGGTGAGGTGGCCCCTCCTAGTGGCAGGTCTAAGAGCCAGAAAGAAAGAACAAGGCATCGCCAGCGTGAAAAGAGTGGCGAGGTAGTTTTTGGAGCAGTTGGCGCTGAGCCAAAACCTGTTGAGGTCAAGCCAGTGAATTATGACAACCCAAAATTCGATCATTACAACATGAGGGCCAGGTACACTCCTGACGATTCCTTCCGATTTTGA
- the LOC133802215 gene encoding uncharacterized protein LOC133802215 isoform X1: MRNSLFLVALITLALAYTLQFQAHAAAPAGPLIKHLSSLVKWTRSSSKTPQSDGNFLQFEDGYLVETVLQGNDIGVEPYKIRVSEDGELFAVDSVNSNVVRITPPLSQYSRARLVAGSFQGYKGHVDGKPSEARFNHPKGVTMDDKGNVYVADTLNLAIRKISDAGVTTIAGGKSNVVGYRDGPSEDAKFSNDFDVVYIRPTCSLLVIDRGNAALRQISLNEEDCDYQYSSISPTDVLMVIGAVLVGYATCLLQQGFGPSFFPKMQTSENDIKGKPSEEKFIPVVEGTKDEPGWPSFGQLIIDLSKLGLEVLAGLFLYFVPSRFRSVNGAKKGLTPLKDTLKMPEDEAKPPFVQRQSARAPISETRHAHASPIVSDKYSDLKPPKMKSSSFKDPSLSSKHRSSKRQEYAEFYGSGEVAPPSGRSKSQKERTRHRQREKSGEVVFGAVGAEPKPVEVKPVNYDNPKFDHYNMRARYTPDDSFRF, translated from the exons ATGAGAAATTCCCTTTTCTTGGTGGCTCTCATAACACTTGCTCTTGCTTACACTCTTCAGTTCCAAGCTCATGCTGCTGCTCCAGCTG GGCCATTGATAAAGCATTTGTCCTCTCTTGTCAAATGGACCAGGTCCTCCTCCAAAACACCCCAATCAG ATGGGAATTTTCTTCAGTTTGAAGATGGGTACTTAGTTGAAACTGTTCTTCAAGGGAATGACATTGGAGTAGAACCTTACAAAATTCGGGTATCCGAAGATGGTGAATTATTTGCTGTTGATTCAGTTAATAGCAACGTTGTCCGGATCACTCCACCATTATCCCAAT ATAGTAGAGCAAGATTAGTTGCTGGGTCATTTCAAGGTTACAAAGGGCATGTGGATGGAAAACCAAGTGAGGCTCGTTTTAATCATCCCAAAGGTGTTACCATGGATGATAAGGGGAATGTTTATGTTGCTGATACTTTGAATCTCGCCATCAGAAAGATCAGCGATGCCG GCGTCACAACCATTGCCGGAGGAAAATCAAATGTTGTAGGATACAGAGATGGGCCTAGTGAGGATGCCAAATTCTCAAATGATTTTGATGTTGTATACATCCGGCCAACTTGTTCCTTGTTAGTTATCGACAGGGGAAATGCTGCTCTTCGTCAAATCTCTCTCAACGAGGAGGATTGTGATTATCAGTACAGTTCAATTTCTCCCACAG ATGTCCTTATGGTTATCGGCGCTGTCTTGGTAGGATATGCTACATGCTTGCTTCAGCAGGGATTTGGGCCTTCTTTCTTCCCAAAAATG CAGACGTCAGAGAACGACATTAAAGGAAAACCAAGTGAGGAGAAATTCATTCCCGTTGTGGAAGGCACAAAAGATGAGCCAGGATGGCCATCTTTTGGacagctcatcattgatctatcGAAGCTCGGACTTGAAGTGTTGGCTGGCTTATTTCTTTACTTTGTTCCCTCTCGTTTCAGATCCGTTAACGGTGCCAAGAAAGGCCTCACACCATTGAAAGATACTCTCAAGATGCCTGAAGATGAAGCCAAGCCTCCATTTGTGCAGAGACAAAGTGCTCGTGCTCCTATTTCTGAAACTCGCCATGCCCATGCGTCACCCATTGTAAGTGATAAGTATTCAGATTTAAAGCCCCCTAAGATGAAATCAAGCAGTTTTAAGGATCCATCATTGTCAAGCAAGCACCGGTCCTCAAAACGCCAGGAGTACGCAGAATTCTATGGATCTGGTGAGGTGGCCCCTCCTAGTGGCAGGTCTAAGAGCCAGAAAGAAAGAACAAGGCATCGCCAGCGTGAAAAGAGTGGCGAGGTAGTTTTTGGAGCAGTTGGCGCTGAGCCAAAACCTGTTGAGGTCAAGCCAGTGAATTATGACAACCCAAAATTCGATCATTACAACATGAGGGCCAGGTACACTCCTGACGATTCCTTCCGATTTTGA
- the LOC133802215 gene encoding uncharacterized protein LOC133802215 isoform X2: MRNSLFLVALITLALAYTLQFQAHAAAPAGPLIKHLSSLVKWTRSSSKTPQSDGNFLQFEDGYLVETVLQGNDIGVEPYKIRVSEDGELFAVDSVNSNVVRITPPLSQYSRARLVAGSFQGYKGHVDGKPSEARFNHPKGVTMDDKGNVYVADTLNLAIRKISDAGVTTIAGGKSNVVGYRDGPSEDAKFSNDFDVVYIRPTCSLLVIDRGNAALRQISLNEEDCDYQYSSISPTDVLMVIGAVLVGYATCLLQQGFGPSFFPKMTSENDIKGKPSEEKFIPVVEGTKDEPGWPSFGQLIIDLSKLGLEVLAGLFLYFVPSRFRSVNGAKKGLTPLKDTLKMPEDEAKPPFVQRQSARAPISETRHAHASPIVSDKYSDLKPPKMKSSSFKDPSLSSKHRSSKRQEYAEFYGSGEVAPPSGRSKSQKERTRHRQREKSGEVVFGAVGAEPKPVEVKPVNYDNPKFDHYNMRARYTPDDSFRF, encoded by the exons ATGAGAAATTCCCTTTTCTTGGTGGCTCTCATAACACTTGCTCTTGCTTACACTCTTCAGTTCCAAGCTCATGCTGCTGCTCCAGCTG GGCCATTGATAAAGCATTTGTCCTCTCTTGTCAAATGGACCAGGTCCTCCTCCAAAACACCCCAATCAG ATGGGAATTTTCTTCAGTTTGAAGATGGGTACTTAGTTGAAACTGTTCTTCAAGGGAATGACATTGGAGTAGAACCTTACAAAATTCGGGTATCCGAAGATGGTGAATTATTTGCTGTTGATTCAGTTAATAGCAACGTTGTCCGGATCACTCCACCATTATCCCAAT ATAGTAGAGCAAGATTAGTTGCTGGGTCATTTCAAGGTTACAAAGGGCATGTGGATGGAAAACCAAGTGAGGCTCGTTTTAATCATCCCAAAGGTGTTACCATGGATGATAAGGGGAATGTTTATGTTGCTGATACTTTGAATCTCGCCATCAGAAAGATCAGCGATGCCG GCGTCACAACCATTGCCGGAGGAAAATCAAATGTTGTAGGATACAGAGATGGGCCTAGTGAGGATGCCAAATTCTCAAATGATTTTGATGTTGTATACATCCGGCCAACTTGTTCCTTGTTAGTTATCGACAGGGGAAATGCTGCTCTTCGTCAAATCTCTCTCAACGAGGAGGATTGTGATTATCAGTACAGTTCAATTTCTCCCACAG ATGTCCTTATGGTTATCGGCGCTGTCTTGGTAGGATATGCTACATGCTTGCTTCAGCAGGGATTTGGGCCTTCTTTCTTCCCAAAAATG ACGTCAGAGAACGACATTAAAGGAAAACCAAGTGAGGAGAAATTCATTCCCGTTGTGGAAGGCACAAAAGATGAGCCAGGATGGCCATCTTTTGGacagctcatcattgatctatcGAAGCTCGGACTTGAAGTGTTGGCTGGCTTATTTCTTTACTTTGTTCCCTCTCGTTTCAGATCCGTTAACGGTGCCAAGAAAGGCCTCACACCATTGAAAGATACTCTCAAGATGCCTGAAGATGAAGCCAAGCCTCCATTTGTGCAGAGACAAAGTGCTCGTGCTCCTATTTCTGAAACTCGCCATGCCCATGCGTCACCCATTGTAAGTGATAAGTATTCAGATTTAAAGCCCCCTAAGATGAAATCAAGCAGTTTTAAGGATCCATCATTGTCAAGCAAGCACCGGTCCTCAAAACGCCAGGAGTACGCAGAATTCTATGGATCTGGTGAGGTGGCCCCTCCTAGTGGCAGGTCTAAGAGCCAGAAAGAAAGAACAAGGCATCGCCAGCGTGAAAAGAGTGGCGAGGTAGTTTTTGGAGCAGTTGGCGCTGAGCCAAAACCTGTTGAGGTCAAGCCAGTGAATTATGACAACCCAAAATTCGATCATTACAACATGAGGGCCAGGTACACTCCTGACGATTCCTTCCGATTTTGA